The Neisseria yangbaofengii genome contains a region encoding:
- a CDS encoding LysE family transporter, producing the protein MAGAISASGLWFSGLGFGSRLLLPLFRREQVWQLLDGVIALVMFYLAVGLLKQAFNIFI; encoded by the coding sequence TTGGCAGGTGCCATCAGCGCATCAGGCTTGTGGTTTAGCGGATTGGGCTTCGGCTCACGACTGCTGTTGCCGCTATTCCGGCGTGAACAAGTATGGCAACTACTCGACGGCGTGATTGCCTTGGTGATGTTTTATTTGGCTGTCGGACTATTAAAGCAGGCTTTTAACATCTTTATTTGA
- the purN gene encoding phosphoribosylglycinamide formyltransferase: MKNVVILISGRGSNMQAIVNAQIPNARIAAVLSNNESAAGLAWAAERGIATDSLNHKSFESRLAFDQAMMAKIDAYQPDLVVLAGFMRILTPEFCAHYEGCLMNIHPSILPSFTGLHTHERALRAGCRVAGCTIHFVTAELDCGPIISQGVVPIFDNDTADDVAARVLGIEHQLFPKAVADFVAGRLNIQGNRVLNTDTQPQSSALLA; this comes from the coding sequence ATGAAAAACGTTGTTATTTTGATTTCAGGTCGCGGCAGCAATATGCAGGCCATCGTCAACGCCCAAATTCCCAATGCCCGCATCGCCGCGGTATTGAGCAACAACGAAAGTGCAGCCGGTTTGGCTTGGGCGGCGGAACGCGGCATTGCCACCGACAGCCTCAACCACAAATCATTTGAATCACGTTTGGCTTTCGACCAAGCCATGATGGCAAAAATCGATGCTTATCAGCCGGATTTGGTGGTGTTGGCCGGTTTTATGCGCATTCTCACCCCGGAGTTTTGCGCACACTACGAAGGCTGCTTGATGAACATTCATCCATCGATTCTGCCATCGTTTACCGGTTTGCACACCCATGAGCGCGCCTTGAGAGCCGGTTGCCGCGTGGCCGGCTGCACCATTCATTTTGTGACTGCCGAATTAGACTGCGGCCCGATTATCTCCCAAGGTGTGGTGCCGATTTTTGATAACGATACCGCCGATGATGTTGCCGCGCGCGTTTTGGGCATCGAGCATCAATTGTTTCCGAAAGCCGTGGCCGATTTTGTCGCAGGCCGTCTGAATATCCAAGGCAACCGCGTTTTAAACACCGACACGCAGCCGCAATCATCCGCATTGCTGGCTTAA